A segment of the Zingiber officinale cultivar Zhangliang chromosome 8B, Zo_v1.1, whole genome shotgun sequence genome:
ACGCCGGGGTCGACCAAGCCTTCATCGACGCCCTCCCCGTGTTCCAGTACAAGTCCATCGCCGGCATCAAGGACCCCTTCGACTGCGCCGTCTGCCTTTGCGAGTTCGAGGGCGACGACAAGCTCCGGCTGCTCCCCAAGTGCAGCCACGCGTTCCACACCCAGTGCATTGACACCTGGCTCCTGTCCCACTCCACTTGTCCGCTGTGCAGGGCGAGCCTCCTTTATGATTTGTCGCCTAGCCACAGCGGCAGCTCCATGGCGGTTGTTCTTGAAGCCGGCGGGGAGAACAGCTCCCGAGAGATCGGTTTTGGTTCCCAGAGAAGGGAATCCGAGTCAATTGACGATGAAATATCAGCGAAGGAGGAGATCGATGTGGCTGTTAAACTTGGGAAATTTAGAAGCGTGGAGATCGGTGGAAGTGAGGCGCAAGGCAGCAGCAGCGGTGAAGTGAACCAAAGGCGGTGCTTTTCCATGGGGGCGTACGAGTACGTTATGGAGGACAGGTCCGTTCTTAGGGTTTCCATCAAGCCGGTGAAGAACACGGCGAGCTTCAAGAAGCCCGGGCAACGAATCGCCAGGTCGGAGTGCGACGGCAACTCCAGAAGAGAAGGGTTTAATGAGTTCAATGCGGCGAGAAGCTCAAGATGCGATGAACGGAATGCACACAAGTTGTTTGATGGCTTGCCTAAAAAAGAGAGCTTCTCGGTGTCTAAGATTTGGCTGCGGCAGGGGAAGGAGGACGTGGAAACAAGGAGGGCAGTGTCGTTTAGATTGCCTGTGATTCAAAGTGGAAAAACAGACCTTAAGCTGAAGCAGAGCAGCAGTCCATTCGCCGCCACGGCTCAGCTCAATGGTTCTAAGTGGCGCAGTGAGAACGTGagtgaactggaactggaattgGATTCAGACGCGGAGGAGGTTGGCGGCTTCGATGGAGCAGTGTCAAGGGTGGATGAAACACCTTCATTTGCGAGAAGAACTCTTCTCTGGATTACAGGGAGGCAGAACAAGATAGAAAATTGCGTTTGATATGATTCATATTTCGGTTCTTGATCTGGTTCTTTGAATTGCTGcatctagaaaaaaaaaaaaggtgtaaAGATGGTCATCAAATATAGATCAATTTGTTTATGGTTCCTTCATGCTTGGAGAATCATCACTTTCATCTTAGTTAGATGTTTTGATTAGCACAAAAAACTTGAGAAAATATGAAAGGAGAGAGAAACAATCAATGCTATATTTATTTTGCTACCAGTTAACTGTTCAAGTCTCATTTTTTGTGAGTAGAATAAATATACCTGAATTTTCACGATCCCGCCCTATAGAAGCAATTATAGGACCACACCTAAAAGGAGGCACCGAGGTAGACCTGCATTTTAGGCACCGAGGTAGACATGCTTTATTTAAAATTTCGGTAAATCTATATAATCAGAATTTGactgattaaaattaaattgtaatgtatgcatataattaatatatagagattatattactaaaatatttttaataatgatTTACAAA
Coding sequences within it:
- the LOC122015306 gene encoding RING-H2 finger protein ATL13-like → MAERSLLSAPPPPSPSLVDFGNRITPSILLIIVILAIIFFVSGLLHLLMRYFLRPSNRDPETMGHATTFQGELQQLFHLHDAGVDQAFIDALPVFQYKSIAGIKDPFDCAVCLCEFEGDDKLRLLPKCSHAFHTQCIDTWLLSHSTCPLCRASLLYDLSPSHSGSSMAVVLEAGGENSSREIGFGSQRRESESIDDEISAKEEIDVAVKLGKFRSVEIGGSEAQGSSSGEVNQRRCFSMGAYEYVMEDRSVLRVSIKPVKNTASFKKPGQRIARSECDGNSRREGFNEFNAARSSRCDERNAHKLFDGLPKKESFSVSKIWLRQGKEDVETRRAVSFRLPVIQSGKTDLKLKQSSSPFAATAQLNGSKWRSENVSELELELDSDAEEVGGFDGAVSRVDETPSFARRTLLWITGRQNKIENCV